One region of Brachyhypopomus gauderio isolate BG-103 chromosome 9, BGAUD_0.2, whole genome shotgun sequence genomic DNA includes:
- the LOC143522376 gene encoding plasminogen-like yields the protein MKEMGARIVEAYPSVRWEFCKIERCSSQVSPVAPMPTQSGHKPLAPSPAPSPIKASVPPSIVPELTCATGDGSSYRGTVAVTESGKTCQTWASQYPHEHSRTPEKFPCRGLEKNYCRNPDNERRLWCYTTDPETRWEYCAIPSCDTDCYEGDGSSYRGGMSETISGKKCQNWASMEPHSHSNTPQKVPKADLQENLCRNPDGERAPWCYTTDPSVRWEFCKIERCTSVPPSIVPELTCATGDGSSYRGTVAVTESGKTCQTWASQYPHEHSRTPEKFPCRGLEKNYCRNPDNERRLWCYTTDPETRWEYCAIPSCDTAPHTEQVIAPTEDCYEGDGSSYRGGMSETISGKKCQNWASMEPHSHSNTPQKVPKADLQENLCRNPDGERAPWCYTTDPSVRWEFCKIERCSSQVSPV from the exons ATGAAGGAGATGGGAGCTCGTATCGTGGAGGCAT ATCCCTCCGTGCGCTGGGAGTTCTGTAAGATCGAGCGCTGCAGCAGCCAGGTCTCCCCAGTTGCCCCAATGCCCACCCAGTCTGGGCATAAACCCCTGGCCCCCTCGCCAGCTCCCTCTCCAATCAAAG CATCTGTGCCACCAAGCATTGTGCCAGAGCTGACCTGTGCTACAGGAGATGGTAGCTCCTACAGAGGAACCGTTGCTGTGACAGAGTCTGGGAAAACCTGCCAGACCTGGGCATCTCAATACCCTCATGAGCATTCTAGAACACCAGAGAAGTTCCCATGCAG AGGCCTTGAGAAAAATTACTGCCGAAACCCTGACAATGAGAGGAGACTATGGTGTTACACGACTGACCCAGAGACCCGCTGGGAGTACTGTGCCATACCCAGCTGTGACACT GATTGCTATGAAGGAGATGGGAGCTCGTATCGTGGAGGCATGTCAGAGACCATCAGTGGGAAGAAATGTCAAAATTGGGCCTCCATGGAACCTCATTCACATTCCAACACACCTCAGAAGGTTCCCAAGGC AGATCTACAAGAAAACCTATGCAGGAACCCTGATGGAGAACGTGCTCCCTGGTGCTACACCACAGATCCCTCCGTGCGCTGGGAGTTCTGTAAGATCGAGCGCTGCA CATCTGTGCCACCAAGCATTGTGCCAGAGCTGACCTGTGCTACAGGAGATGGTAGCTCCTACAGAGGAACCGTTGCTGTGACAGAGTCTGGGAAAACCTGCCAGACCTGGGCATCTCAATACCCTCATGAGCATTCTCGAACACCAGAGAAGTTCCCATGCAG AGGCCTTGAGAAAAATTACTGCCGAAACCCTGACAATGAGAGGAGACTATGGTGTTACACGACTGACCCAGAGACCCGCTGGGAGTACTGTGCCATACCCAGCTGTGACACTGCCCCACACACTG AGCAAGTGATCGCTCCAACTGAGGATTGCTATGAAGGAGATGGGAGCTCGTATCGTGGAGGCATGTCAGAGACCATCAGTGGGAAGAAATGTCAAAATTGGGCCTCCATGGAACCTCATTCACATTCCAACACACCTCAGAAGGTTCCCAAGGC AGATCTACAAGAAAACCTATGCAGGAACCCTGATGGAGAACGTGCTCCCTGGTGTTACACCACAGATCCCTCCGTGCGCTGGGAGTTCTGTAAGATCGAGCGCTGCAGCAGCCAGGTCTCCCCAGTT